Proteins from one Maridesulfovibrio ferrireducens genomic window:
- a CDS encoding site-specific integrase translates to MAKRIRTSYPGVFYREGKRAGTGNAIEKIYYIVFKKDGKTLEEKVGRQFQDDMTPARAVRIRAERLEGKRKSRKEIRDDKIQEESGTISKLWDAFYEAKQANKSIRNDYYLWKAHLEKDFGKKQHQELVTLDVDRLRHRLTKKGLAPATIKHAIVLLKRIINYSVQRGLCPSIDASRLHFEMPKINNIKTEDLTTEQLKALLKVLNESPNQQVANLMQMALYTGMRRGELFRLRWKDIDFKRGFITLKDPKSGVDQKIPLNQAARQVLKNHERSTSDYVFPGADDGARKDCRRATAIIKKEAGLPKDFRPLHGLRHVYASMLASSGKVDLYTLQKLMTHKSSAMTQRYAHLRDDALQRASDVAGDIFEGIRKDEKDNVVNIKKINSN, encoded by the coding sequence ATGGCAAAAAGAATTCGCACAAGTTATCCAGGAGTCTTCTACAGAGAAGGCAAACGAGCTGGAACCGGCAATGCCATCGAAAAAATCTACTATATCGTCTTCAAAAAAGATGGAAAGACTTTAGAAGAAAAAGTTGGGCGTCAATTTCAAGATGATATGACTCCTGCCCGAGCTGTCCGAATTCGTGCTGAACGACTGGAAGGTAAACGTAAATCACGTAAAGAAATCCGCGACGATAAAATTCAGGAAGAATCCGGCACGATCTCAAAGTTATGGGACGCATTCTATGAAGCCAAGCAAGCAAATAAGAGCATCAGGAACGACTACTACCTATGGAAGGCACACCTTGAAAAAGACTTTGGCAAAAAGCAACACCAAGAACTTGTCACTTTGGATGTAGATAGGCTTAGGCATAGACTGACAAAGAAAGGGCTTGCCCCTGCGACTATAAAGCACGCTATAGTACTTCTCAAACGAATTATTAACTATAGTGTTCAAAGAGGATTATGCCCTTCTATTGACGCTTCACGCCTCCATTTCGAAATGCCAAAGATAAATAATATTAAAACCGAAGACCTGACCACTGAGCAGCTTAAAGCTCTTCTCAAAGTCCTTAACGAATCACCGAACCAACAGGTCGCCAACCTGATGCAGATGGCCCTCTACACCGGCATGCGTCGTGGTGAACTCTTCCGCCTCCGGTGGAAGGATATCGACTTCAAGCGTGGATTTATCACTCTGAAAGATCCAAAAAGCGGAGTTGACCAGAAAATTCCGCTCAATCAAGCAGCACGACAGGTACTCAAAAACCACGAACGCTCCACCAGCGACTATGTCTTCCCCGGAGCAGATGACGGAGCACGCAAGGACTGTCGTAGGGCCACAGCTATCATAAAAAAAGAGGCAGGACTCCCGAAGGACTTCCGCCCCCTTCACGGCCTACGGCATGTATACGCCTCTATGCTTGCCAGTTCCGGAAAAGTTGACCTATATACATTGCAGAAGCTCATGACTCACAAGAGTTCCGCAATGACCCAGCGATATGCTCATTTGAGAGATGATGCTCTACAGCGCGCCTCGGAT